ATGTATCAGATGGATATTTCTCTGTTGGTTCAATCGGAGCCATTGGAGCAGCAAAGTCAAACCCGGATGTTTTATACGTCGGGACAGGTTCAGCCTGTATCCGCAGTAATGTTTCTACAGGACGAGGAGTTTATAAATCTGAAGATGGCGCAAAAACATGGTCATTTATCGGGTTGCCTGAAGCCGGTCAAATTGGCAAGTTAGTAATTGATCCAAATGATCCAAATTTAGTTTATATAGCTGCATTAGGTCATGCTTTCGGACCTAATCCGGAAAGAGGCATTTATCGCTCGAAAGATGGAGGGACAAATTGGGAACGGGTGTTGTTCATTTCGGATAGCACCGGCGCTGTGGATTTATCTATGAATCCAAGTAACCCTCTGGAAATCTATGCTGTAATGTGGCGTGCCGAACGGAAACCCTGGACCATTATCAGCGGCGCTTTAGAAGGCGGACTTTACAAAACGACTAATGGTGGAGACACATGGCTAAAACTTACAACCGGATTGCCAGGTGGATTAATCGGAAAAATTGCCGTTTCCGTCTCACCTGCAAATCCACAAAGAGTTTATGTATTGGTTGAAGCGCCTGATGATGAAGGCGGACTATATCGTTCGGATGATGCCGGTTTGAGTTTCCAGTTTATTAATCCCCAAAAAAGTCTGACATACCGTCCTTTTTATTATACGCATATTACTGCAGATCCCAATGATGAAAATACCGTTTACATTAACAATGAAGGATTCTTCAAATCAGTCGATGGCGGCAGGACGTTTGACCGCATTCGTACGCCCCATGGAGACAACCACGATATGTGGATTCACCCTGAAGATTCTAATTTTCTTTTCCAGGCTAATGATGGCGGTGTGAATGTTAGTTTCGATGGAGGGAAAACATGGTCTGAGCAATATAACCAGGCTACGGCAGAACTGTACCATGTTGTTGTGGATAACCAGTTCCCGTATTGGGTTTATGGCGAACAGCAGGACAATAGTACGATCATGGTACCAAGCATTCCACCAACCTCAAACCGGCCAATCTCACCGAAACAGTTCTGGCGTGCAGTTGCTGGTTGTGAGACCGGCCCGATAGCTATTCATCCGTTGGATCCAAACATCGTTTATGGTGGCTGCAAAGGGCGATTCAGTCGTTATAATCACGCGACTGGACAAGAAATGCAATACTGGGTCTATCCACATTTTAACTATGGTCATGCTGCCAGTGAAATGCCGTATCGGTTTCAACGGACTTCACCCATTGAACTTTCGCCCCATAATCCCCAGGTGATTTATCATACTTCGCAATATGTTCACAAAACCAAGGATGAAGGTCGAACCTGGGAGACCATCAGCCCCGATCTTACTGCCAATGATCCCACTAAACAAGTTTTTTCCGGAGGGCCTATCACACGTGATATTACCGGTGAGGAAATTTACAGCACGATATATGCTTTCAGAGAATCGCTATTCGAGGAAGGCGTGCTCTGGGTGGGTTCGAATGATGGTTTATTTCACATATCCCGTGATGGAGGAAAAAACTGGAAAAATATTACGCCCAAGGGTCTTCTCCCAGGCGGCAGGGTTCAAACCATCGATCCATCCCCTCATGAACCGGGAAGGGCTTTAGCTGCTGTTTATCGTTATATGTTAGATGACTGGTCTCCATACATCTTTCTTACCAACAACTATGGGGAAGATTGGCAACTGTTAACTGATGGTACAAATGGAATTCCCTCAAATGAGCCAACTCGTGTTGTGCGAGAAGATCCAAATCGGAAGGGTTTACTGTATGTCGGCACTGAGTTCGGCATGTTTGTGTCATTTGATGATGGCGAGCACTGGCAGTCGTTTCAGCTCAACCTTCCAGCCACACCCATTACCGATATCAAAGTTCACCATAAAGACCTTGTGCTTTCAACCATGGGCAGATCGTTTTGGATTATGGATAATTTGAGCACACTGCATCAAATTGATAACAAAATAGCCGAAGCCAAAGCATTCCTTTTTAAACCACGAGATGCGTATCGAACCCGATGGTCGAATAGAAGGGCAGGAGATGACGGAGCGTCTCCTGAATATCCTCCGAACGGCGCCATGATTGATTACTATCTGGCCGAAAAGGCAAGTGAAGGAATCATACTTGAAGTCCTGGATACTAATAACAATATCATACAAACCTATTCAAGTCCGGTTGAAACAGCCACTGGAACGGATTCGGGTGAAGTTGAAATGTCAACAAATATAAGATTTGGCGGAAGATCAACCAAGCTCACCAATAAACCGGGTATGCATCGCTTTGTCTGGAACCTTCGTTATACTGGCCCGGTTTCGTTACAGAGAAATCAATTTGGTGGCCAGGGACCATTTGCAGTCCCCGGTAGTTACCGAGTTCGATTGCGAGTGGGGGATTGGAGTCAAGAACAGAATTTAATAGTCATGATAGATCCGAGAGTGGCAAAAGACAATGTTACCATTGCTGATCTGCAGGAGCAGTTTGATTTGAATATTCGCATCCGAGATAGCATTTCTCAAACGAATAACGGTGTGATTCAAATCCGTTCTGTTAGAAGCCAGCTGGACAGCATAAAAAGTAGTTCTCAAGAAGACAGCCGGTTGGCCGCTAAGTTGGGTGCAACTGCTGACAGGCTAACGGCAATTGAAGAAGAGCTGGTACAAACAAAAGAAGGTAAGGTTGGCGCCCAGCTCAAACCAAAGCTGTATAGACAATTAACCTATCTAAATGGCATGACAACACGTGCGGACCAAAAGCTCGGAAAAGATGCTTTCTTGCGGTTTGATGACATCGAAAAAATTTTAAAAGGACATTTATCAGAATTACAAAAAATCCTGAATGAAGATGTTGCAGAGCTTAATAAACTTTTAAAGAATTCCGGCAAAGAGATAATTGATGTGGATGGGGATTAAATAATTGCGAACAAAGAACATTCTGAGCGGAGTCGAAGCATGTTGTCTATATATATATAACCCACCCTTACGACTCAGCTCAGGTGGTTATGAAATATAATGAACAATCATTGTTAGATAATCATGATGATTAAAAGTTAAGAATCCAAATGTAGTGTGAAAACGATATCAGCCACTGATTAACACAGCGCGGCCTTGGGCCATAACCAAATTATTTAGCCATGGATTTTCACTGATGGACACGGATAAAATCCGTTTAGAAAAAAAAATTATATCATACCATTCAATTTGAAGTTTGTGGAAATGTTTTAAGTTGAAAAAGTGAAATTTAAAGTTCCATTTATGAGTCTACTCTAAAAACCGATTCAATCGCTTTTCTAAAAAAAATTGATACATGAAAACAAATACTTCTGAGAGCGATGGAATCGGTATCCCTCCTTTTTAGAATGAACTCATTTATTAAATCCGTGTTTTATCCGTGCGAATCCGTGGCTATATTATTGTTTTTATTTTAAAGCCGTGTTGTTTGTTGATCGTTGTGTATGATCTTGGCCAACCAAAACTTTGCTAAAAAACACAATGTTATCGCCTTGTAGTACAGACTTAATACTGATCAAAAAAAGACGATATTTATTCGATTATATTGTGTTAGGTCATTCATTTCAATTTTTCATAATTACTCCAAAAGTTTATTAGCCTGACCCATTCATAAACCTTATAATTGGTATCCAAGAAAAGATCATTTCACCCTATTTTCATGCTTAACTTTCTGCTTTTTCATATGTATGTAAATAGATCCCGTCGCGCGACGGGATGACATAATTGGAAGTTTTAAGCTCAAAAACATGATTCATGAATTATCCAGGTTAGGACATTTCGTTGAACACCCGGGAAAAAACTTAAAAAAATGTCAGAATAAATTTAATGAATTGCATTCCTCAAATAAGATATTACATTAAAACTCGTAAGATCAATAGACCTCGTCTAATTTAATGGTTGATGAGAGCGTATGAATAATCGGCATTTTCAATTGATCATCCTTATTGCTTCATTTTATTCCATTCTAACTTACCCTCTGACAGTAAGTGGGCAAAAATTACCGAGAACATGGAAAGCAAACTACCTGGAAAATATATTTGTTGATGAGGAAGATATTTCAATCGCAACAAATAGGTTTATGCAAGCAGTTCCAAGTTTGTTTGAGCAATCCCAGCACAATAGACGCATTTTAAATCGTTTGTTTATAGACATAATCGATATTCTAAATGAAAGCGAATATCAATTGTGGTGGCAATTATCCGGTAATTTGGAAAAAATGCAATTCATTTCTTCTTTTTGGAGACGGCGCGATCCAACCAGATCGACTCTATCCAATGAGCGACTTTTCGAACATTACCAGCGATTATTGATTGCGCGCAAAAGTTATGGTAATTCTTCAGATCGAACTTATGATCATCGCGGTAGTATTTTTGTCCGTTATGGCGAAGCGGATGAATTATTTAATGAAACCCAAATGGCAACAAGTAGTGCCCGTACACAATCGCAAATATTTGATACTGGATTCCGGCCTTCGGTAGAAACCTGGTTTTATTATTCTTTTAAACCAGCTGTAGCATTTGACTTTTTTGAAGATGTAAATGGGTATATCCTTATTAACCAAATTGATTTTGGTTTACAAACACTTACAGATGAAGACGGAAAGATCAACAAACAAAGAGCATATGTTGAAATTGTTAAAAGGCGGAAGTTACTTTCACCATCTTACCAGGCGGCTGATTTTGAGTTTAGGACTTTGAAAAGGTTTGGAAATTGGTCACAAGATGATGGTTTTAGACAAATGGGTTTCTTGATTGGCGTGGAATCGTTTAAGAATAAAAAGAAGAGAGAGGAGTTAAAACACGTCGTTAGCCGAATCTTATCGGATTTACCTTTTGTGCAACATATTTCTTACTTTGAAAATGATAATAACACGGGAACTTATGTAGTCACTTATGGGCTAGAACAAAAAGCTATTGAATCCTATCTTGAGTTACCCAATCAAAATGTGTTAATGAGCACTTTGGTGATAAATTCAAAAAAAATTAATGTTGCAAAACAAAATTCTGTTGTTCCCATCAAATTTTCAGATTTAATATCTGAGAGTACTTATGGAACTTTCGACTTTGAGTTGAGCAAAGGTGACTATTATTTTCTTTCAGAGGCAATTAACAACCCAACCCATCAGCATGGTCAACAAGAATTTATTTTTAATAAGAATAAGAGAGATCAAGGACTTGCAATCAGTTCTGTCCTGCTAGCAGAAAATATTCTTCCGGAGGCGGATTCAATGTCTATCCCAACTTACAAACGTATTATCCGTTCGTCCCTGGCAATTGAGCCGACACCCTTTAGAAAGTTTTCATTAACCGACCCGATATTTGTTTATTTTGAAATTTATGGCCTCAAGAAAGACGGCTCAGGTTCTACTGATTTTCAGATTGAATACAAAGTAAAGGAGGCTAAAAAAGGAGGAATAACAGGTTTCTTCAAAAAAGGTGGTAAAAGTACTACAATCTCGAACCGGCAATCTGGCTCTACTTCAACAGATATATCATATTCACAACTCGACCTTGGGAAGATTGGGAAAGGAAATTTCGAATTAACCGTTCATGTTCGGGATATGGTGGCAGGGAAATCTAAGGATGCTAAAATATCATTCAGCCTGGAGTAAAGATAAAGGCTTAGAATTTATTTATTTTTTGCACAAAGACTTTTTTGAGGTGCGGATATAAAGGTATGTAAACCATGAAAAATAACTTATATCAATTTCTACAGTGGTTGTTAATAGTTCTCATAACACTTCTTATCATTGCTGTCTTTGCTAACTATACAATTGGGTTCTTTACTCAAATAAATAAATTTTTTCTTCTTGTAATGCTTGTACCAATCCTAAAAAAAATAATATCTAATAAGAAACTTCAACAAGTACTAAATAACGATTAAATTGCCCTCTGTCTGTCCCTCGCGCCATTTTCTAATGGCTTCTCACCCCTTGGTTATGAGGCTGGGCAGAGGCAGGTAATTTAAAGGGAAAATAAGTATGGCATCCAAAAATGTTTCATAATAATGCCCATCACCACCCCCTAATCATCCTACACATCAAACTACTGCTATTCCACCAACCGATTATATTTTTTCAGAGCTTCTTTCAAGCGATCTTGGGGTAATGCATAAACCGTATTTCCATTGATACCGGTCATAGTTTCTGCTGCGACCAGGCAATTTAAAATGGCTTCTTCCACTGCTTGAATAGTGGCTTCGAACAACGATGATATTCGATCGTTCGGTAACATTTTTAGATCTTGAACCTCCCTGCGATGCGCCGCGCCTGGATTTGCAGTGGAGAAAGCGATGAAAATATCTCCCGATGTATTACCGCCCTGGCCGCCCACTTTGCCGATTCCTATAGGTACCCGGCGAGCTAATCGCTTTAATTGATGCGGCAGTAATGGCGCGTCCGTAGCGACAACGACAATGATCGATCCGGTCTCCCGGGGCCATGTAAATTCGCCGCGTAAATCGCTAATCTCTTTGCCAACCGGAACGCCGGCAACCGTAAAAGTATTTCTGCCGCCATGATTTGCCTGTACCAAAACCCCGACAGTATACCCGCCTTGCCGTTGCGATAAAACCCTCGAAGCTGTTCCTATTCCCCCCTTAAAACCATGGCAAACCATACCCGTGCCGCCGCCGACATTGCCTTCAGCAACCGGGCCGCTCTTGGTATTATTTAAAGCGGTGAACACATGTTCGGCCTTTACATGAAAACCATTGATATCGTTTAAGCCACCATCGTAGGTTTCTGCGACAACCGGTAATGCCCAAAAGATATCGGAGAATATTGGGTCGCTTATTTTATTTTTATGCTGCCAGCTAATCACGGCATCCCGGACCACACCGACGCTATGAGTATTGGTAATCATGATCGGTCCTTCTAAAAAACCCGACTCTTCCACCCAGGTGGTACCGGTCATTTCGCCATTACCATTGAGAGAGTACCAACCAGCAAATACCGGATCCCACTTTTTACCGCGGGGCAGGATGGCCGTTACCCCGGTTCTGACCGGCCCTTTACCAACAATTAGTTTGCCTTCACCTGAAATCAACGTGACATGCCCGACTTCAATTCCTGCAACATCTGTTATTGCATTGAGTTTGCCCGGATTGCCATCTAACGGAATACCCAGGTCTCTTGCCCTGGGTTTATCACTTCCAAAAACACAAGTCGCTGTCAGAATGCAGAGTAAAACGAAACCGAATATCAAATGTGAGAATCTATTTGTATACTCTTTTTGAATGACTATCATATGCAGCACCTCAATTAAATTATTTTTTTCATCTTTTGATCAAGCTTTTGTGTAAGCAAGAAGTATTTCAACCAGGTCATCTAGTTCTTTTTTCGTATCAAAAACGTTTGGTGAAATGCGTAAGGTATTCAAGCCTTGCGAGGAAAACGGCCTGACAATGATGCCGTGGTTTTTAAACAGTTCTTGAGATAGTTCTGAACTTTTCTTATTGATAACTTCTACAGCATAAATGGATGACGATAATTCCCAGTTTCTTGGAGAGCGCCATTGCAACTGGGGATGATTATCAATGACTTCTACAAAGTATTCCCAAAGCTTTTCGTAGTGCTTCAATTTAGCTTTCATCCCCAATTTTTGTTGGAAATCTATAGCATCCCCAAGAGCAAGAACTTCGGCAAGATTTCTGGTGCCGTAGTCTTCAAAAATACGCACGGTTCCTTTCCAGCGATTTTGTCCCCAGGTCACCCACATCGGTTTTACATGTAGTTGTTGCTCCTTTTTCATAAAAAGCATACCGGTGCCCTTTGGAGATTGTACCCACTTATGAGGACTGCAAGCGTAAAAATCAACATCCATATCCCGCATATCTGTCTGGACCATCCCGACAGCTTGAGCGCCATCTACAGCGATAAACTCCACACCTTTGCTTCGAGCCAGTTCAGTCAACTCTCGTACCGGATGGTTTAACCCGACAATATTGTCTATGTGTGGGAAAACCAGCACCCTGGTTCGATTTGTGATGTTGCGGTCGTATAAATCGAGGACATCTTGTTTAGATAGTTCTGATGAAGACGTAACAGGGAAATCGAATTTATTAACCTGAAATCCTTTATCCTTGGCCTGGTGAAACCAGCAAACACTTGCGCCTGCATGGTTCATTGAACTGAAAACAACCTCGTCGCCCTTGCCTAGTGGAAGACCATTTGCTAATATATTAAATCCCTCGGTAGTGTTATGGGTTAAGGCCACTTCACCGGGCGAGCAATTCAGAATTTGAGCAGCTTTTTTTCGGGTCTCCTCGCGCGATTCTTCCCAGGCGCCGCCCCACATATACAGCCAGGGATTGGATTCGCAAAGTTCCAAGTATTTTTGACGGGCTTTTTGTACTGCGCTTGGAATCGTGCCTATGGATGCATGATTAAAATATTGTACATCAGGACTCAATTGATAGGCTGAACGAAGATGGGTAAAGTCTCCGTTAATTTTTGAATTAAAATTGTCAAGGTCAGCTGCAAATGTTTGCTTTATTTGTGACATTTGATTTGTAATTAAAATTCCAGCAGCCCCGATCGAACTTCCTTTTAAAAAATTTCTGCGGTTCATTATAACTCCCGTTAACTATTTACTCGGTTTCTTGGTCTATTATTTCCTTTAGCAGTTTGATATGTGCAGGTCTCGTTCCACAACATCCTCCCACTACTGTTGCACCTGAATCCAGCCATTTCATAACATGTTCGCTATATTGCATTGGATTTAGATCATAACGTAATGGTATAAATCCATCAGTTTCTTTATCCCCATTAAGCTTCCAATCCTGGGCAATGGGTTTAAAAATATTTGCATAACCGCCGCACCACCTGGTATCCAAAGATGCTAAATGAGGAATAGCGGATGTTATACTCTCAGGCGAAGAACAATTCACCAGGAACCCGCAGACCGGAAGGTCTTGCAACGTTTCTGCAGCTTCTAAAATTGTCTCACCACTGCGTAAATTGCCGGACCTGTCTTCATGCAGAGTCCAGGATACCCAAACAGGTTTTCCGGTACTGCATGCAGCTTCTGCTGAAGCTCGAGCTTCCGTAGCTGAGGAGATGGTTTCACATAAAAATAAATCCACATAAGGGGCCATTAATTCTGCCTGTTCCTGATAAACAGGTGTTATTTTGTCCGGATCGCCAACTAGATCAGGTCGAAAACTTCCTCGCAATGGCGCCAAAGAACCTGCTATCAAAACTTGTTGTCCGGTTGATGTCCTGGCTTGTCGTGCCAATTTGCAGGCTAATTGAATCAATTCCTCAAACAAAGATTCAATTCCAATTTCAGCTAAATCTGCACGTTTGACCCCATAGGTATTGGTAGTTATGATATCGGCCCCGGCAAAAATGTAATCGATGTGGATCTGGCGAACCACCTCCGGTGCCACCAGCAAAGCATTGGCAGACCAGATAGTTTTTGGTACTTCTACGCCACGAAATCTAAGCTCACGTCCAACACCGCCATCAAGCAATATGGTACGATTGGGAAGAAATGGTTGTGGTATAGATTTGTTCATTTCCTATTTTCAACCTTTAAAAACAACAGAAAAGATTTGATTCGTTCAGATAGTTAAATTGAGCTTATTCAATTTTACGAAATATTTAATACAAAAATCAAGTTGAAAATTAAAAAAATGGATTTTTTTTCGGCTATTTACTTTGCAGATGAAATTGGGAAACTTACTCCAGCATACCAATTTCTACCAGGCGCCGGCTCAAAAAACCGATTTCCGAAGGCATTGGGTACGATGGAGTCATTATATTTATTATCGAATATATTGTTGATCCCTAATAATAAATGAACTGAAAAATCGTGTAATTTCCGTTGAAGCCCAAAGTGAGTATCAACTAAAAAATAAGATGAATTTATAAAAGATTGCCTTGATAAATCGCTGCCAACAGGTGGTCCATTCAAATCATTAGCAAAGAAATTGTCATTCCATTTAAAATTGATTGCTGAGTAAAATCCTGAATCGTGTTCATAATTGAATCCGGCAAAAAATCGATGTGGCGGGATGCCTGGAACCTTGTTGTCAGACAATTGTAAATTATCAGGAGAAGATTCTACAACAAAGTCTTTAAAAATAAAGTTCATGTATGAATAGGATAAAATGATTTTAGTCCCGGTGATTGGCGTCCAGGTAGATTTTAATTCAAATCCTTTATTGGTTGCTTTACCGGCATTCCGAAAGAAAATTTCTTCACTGGCAGGATCTTGAACCTGGAACGGAATGAGCATATTGGTAATTTGTAGAGCGTATAATGCCAGATCGTAGTTGATTTTGTGGTCAGCCCAAACTCCTTTTAGTCCAACTTCAAGGCTTTTGATATCTTCCGGCTCCAATGCAGGATTAAATCCACCTGCACCAGATGGTCGATTACTCAATTCCGTAGTTGTTGGAGTTTGAAAAGCGGTTGAATAATTTATGTAAAAACTGGACAAAGGATCAAAGCGGTAGGTGAATCCGATCATTGGACTAATTTGATCCATGTTTCTTTCACCGGAATCATCGACATTGTCCTCTAGAAAATTATCTTTAACTTTGAATTTATAATAATCGTAGCGAGTCCCAATGGTAAAAAATAAATTCTGCCGGAAAACAAATTCTAAATGAATAAAAGGCCCAATACCAAGGACCTCCTCTTTTTGTTCGAGTAACTTGGATCCGAAACGAACCTGGTTAAAAATTTCTTTTTCTTCTAACGATGGATAAAGATTATCAGGCAAACCCAAATTAATAAACTCGGAGCGATCATCGCTTTGGCTTTCAAAATCAGCTCCGCCAGTCAATCTGATAGTGATTCCATTTAGATGCGAGCTCTTGCTGAAGACTCCACGTAACCCACCGGCATGCCTTGAAAGATCGATAATTCTACCCGGGATAAGATTGAAAAGCGATCGTGACAATCCATACATTGTTAGTTCGAATTTTTCCTTTTTTTGGCCATACAACAATGAAACACCACCCTGGATTTGACGAATTTCCTTTCCAGCTCCTTGGTTTTTGACAAATGTTCTTGCTTGCTGAGGAGTTGATTCCGCTGCAGATTTTGATAAGGAACTTGGATTTAACAGGTATGGAGAATCATAATAATTGAAAACTGTTCTAACCCGAAAATGTTTCGATACATTATGATGACCAACGATGTTGACTGAATTCATTTTCGCAGAAGAATGTTCCCGAAAACCATCCAATTTAAGATTGTAAAAATTGACCAGGAAATTATGGCGCTTAAAATTTAAAGAAGATTTTGCCTGTAATTTTTGGTAGCCATAAGAGCCGATAGTGAGTTTGGGTGTGAATAACAATCTTTGTTCAGATGCAAATTCGGTGTGAAAAATGAGCACTCCACCTGAAGCATTTCCATATAGTGCGGAATTGGGTCCGCGTAATACTTCAAGAGACCCAATTGAGCTGATGTCCAGGTTGTTTAATTGTGATTGTCCATCCGGCATGGTCAATGGGATGTCATCCAGAATAATCTTAATCCCACGAACCCCGAATGAAGCACGGCTGCCAATTCCCCTGATGGAAATACGGTCGCCCTGAGATAAATTATTTCGATTATTGACAATGATTCCAGGAACTTCACGCAAAGATTCTTCTAAGGAAAGCTGTAATTTACCACGTTGAATACTTTTTTTGGAGAGAACATCAATTGCATATGGGACTTCATAAATCGGACGTGAAGTACGAACTGCAGTCACTGTTACCGGTTTGAGTTTATATTCAATCTGATCCTTCCTGAGAGAGTCTTGCTGAGTTTGGGCGAGTAATACTGAAATAACAAAGATATTAATTAAGATCGAAATTATTAAAAATGAATACAATCGACGAATTCGGAGAAGTTTGTTCTTAAGCGTTTTAAAAAAATTATTTTTCAAAATTAGTTCAGTTTCCACAGGGTCAAATTTGTTTTGTCTTTAATCAAAATATGATTATCAAATAGTACCGGGTGCGCCCAGGTTTGAGAGTCGGCAACTGTATATTCTCTAATAATATCCAGCTTCTCACGGCTTGGTTTTGCAATGATTAATTTTCCTTCATTTTGTAAACTCAGTAGAAATTCACCAACCCGAATTAAAGCAGCATTTTCACCCACACGACCCTGGCTTTGCCATAACACCTCACCGGATTTTGCATCAACCATTGCATATGATCCTTTACGACGATCTGAAAACAGGACAATAATATCACCGAACAAAACCGGAGAACTCATATAGGTCCAGGTATCTTTGTTCTTCCATACTTCTTCCACCGACCAAGTGTCATTTTTCTTTTCGATTTTCACCCTCATTAATGCTTTCTGCAAGCCGGAAAGGATCAGGTCGTTTTCATAAAAAAGGGGTGTCTGAATATTTTGAAACCATGGCGTTTGAAATGGAATTTGCCATAGCAGCTTACCATTTTCAAATGCAAGTCCTATGATATTTTTTTGAGATAAAGTGATAATTTGCTTTACCCCGGCAATTGTTGCAATAAGTGGAGAGGAGTAACCCGGTCCGTCATTATCCCATTGCCATTTGATGTCGCCGCTTTTTATGTCAATAGCCATTAAGGCGCCTTTTTGACCACCCACATGTGCAATGGCTAAACCGTCATTGACCAGTGGAGACATAGCAGTACCGAAAACAGGCGCCGTTTTACTGAATTGCTCAGTAAACCTTCTTTGCCAGGTCAATGCTCCATTGGTAATATCGAAGCATGAAAGCACTCCATTGATACCAAGGGTAATGATTTTACCCTCTGCAATCACCGGCGTTGATTTTGGTCCTTTACCGTGGCCAAATGCGGCGGGATTCAGCGTGTAAGGCGCCGAATAAGATTTTTGCCAAATGATGGAGGCATCTTTCGGATTGATGCAGAGAAGAACTTCCTCGGTGTTTTGCCGGGTAAAGACAAATATTTTACCATTTGAGTAAATGGGTGAGGAGTGGCCTTCACCAACTTCAATTTGCCAGGCTTGTCGTAATTGCTGGGGCCAATTACTCGGAATTTGAGAAATGGCTGCAACGCCATCTCGATTTGAACCACGCCATTGTGACCAATCCTGGGCAAAAACCGGTTGGAATAAAAGAATGGTTATTCCAACAAAAAATAAAAACTTATGAATTTTCATGTTAATCCTTTTATTGGGTTGATTTTAATATTTTAATCGGAAAAATATTTAAAATCAAGTTAGAATGTAAGAAGTTTAGTTATAATAAGGAACAAATTTCCAGGAAAGAAATTTCTTTTGGATGAAGTATCACGTCGAAATGATCATTCCAAAACACGTATAATCTTTCATTTGATGATTACAAACCTCCCTACTTGTCTATCCCCGTTAATTGTTTCAACGGAAAAAATATATAAACCACTGGAAATTGCGCGGCCGGT
This window of the candidate division KSB1 bacterium genome carries:
- a CDS encoding aminotransferase class V-fold PLP-dependent enzyme — encoded protein: MNRRNFLKGSSIGAAGILITNQMSQIKQTFAADLDNFNSKINGDFTHLRSAYQLSPDVQYFNHASIGTIPSAVQKARQKYLELCESNPWLYMWGGAWEESREETRKKAAQILNCSPGEVALTHNTTEGFNILANGLPLGKGDEVVFSSMNHAGASVCWFHQAKDKGFQVNKFDFPVTSSSELSKQDVLDLYDRNITNRTRVLVFPHIDNIVGLNHPVRELTELARSKGVEFIAVDGAQAVGMVQTDMRDMDVDFYACSPHKWVQSPKGTGMLFMKKEQQLHVKPMWVTWGQNRWKGTVRIFEDYGTRNLAEVLALGDAIDFQQKLGMKAKLKHYEKLWEYFVEVIDNHPQLQWRSPRNWELSSSIYAVEVINKKSSELSQELFKNHGIIVRPFSSQGLNTLRISPNVFDTKKELDDLVEILLAYTKA
- a CDS encoding TonB-dependent receptor → MKNNFFKTLKNKLLRIRRLYSFLIISILINIFVISVLLAQTQQDSLRKDQIEYKLKPVTVTAVRTSRPIYEVPYAIDVLSKKSIQRGKLQLSLEESLREVPGIIVNNRNNLSQGDRISIRGIGSRASFGVRGIKIILDDIPLTMPDGQSQLNNLDISSIGSLEVLRGPNSALYGNASGGVLIFHTEFASEQRLLFTPKLTIGSYGYQKLQAKSSLNFKRHNFLVNFYNLKLDGFREHSSAKMNSVNIVGHHNVSKHFRVRTVFNYYDSPYLLNPSSLSKSAAESTPQQARTFVKNQGAGKEIRQIQGGVSLLYGQKKEKFELTMYGLSRSLFNLIPGRIIDLSRHAGGLRGVFSKSSHLNGITIRLTGGADFESQSDDRSEFINLGLPDNLYPSLEEKEIFNQVRFGSKLLEQKEEVLGIGPFIHLEFVFRQNLFFTIGTRYDYYKFKVKDNFLEDNVDDSGERNMDQISPMIGFTYRFDPLSSFYINYSTAFQTPTTTELSNRPSGAGGFNPALEPEDIKSLEVGLKGVWADHKINYDLALYALQITNMLIPFQVQDPASEEIFFRNAGKATNKGFELKSTWTPITGTKIILSYSYMNFIFKDFVVESSPDNLQLSDNKVPGIPPHRFFAGFNYEHDSGFYSAINFKWNDNFFANDLNGPPVGSDLSRQSFINSSYFLVDTHFGLQRKLHDFSVHLLLGINNIFDNKYNDSIVPNAFGNRFFEPAPGRNWYAGVSFPISSAK
- a CDS encoding P1 family peptidase — protein: MIVIQKEYTNRFSHLIFGFVLLCILTATCVFGSDKPRARDLGIPLDGNPGKLNAITDVAGIEVGHVTLISGEGKLIVGKGPVRTGVTAILPRGKKWDPVFAGWYSLNGNGEMTGTTWVEESGFLEGPIMITNTHSVGVVRDAVISWQHKNKISDPIFSDIFWALPVVAETYDGGLNDINGFHVKAEHVFTALNNTKSGPVAEGNVGGGTGMVCHGFKGGIGTASRVLSQRQGGYTVGVLVQANHGGRNTFTVAGVPVGKEISDLRGEFTWPRETGSIIVVVATDAPLLPHQLKRLARRVPIGIGKVGGQGGNTSGDIFIAFSTANPGAAHRREVQDLKMLPNDRISSLFEATIQAVEEAILNCLVAAETMTGINGNTVYALPQDRLKEALKKYNRLVE
- a CDS encoding GWxTD domain-containing protein; the protein is MNNRHFQLIILIASFYSILTYPLTVSGQKLPRTWKANYLENIFVDEEDISIATNRFMQAVPSLFEQSQHNRRILNRLFIDIIDILNESEYQLWWQLSGNLEKMQFISSFWRRRDPTRSTLSNERLFEHYQRLLIARKSYGNSSDRTYDHRGSIFVRYGEADELFNETQMATSSARTQSQIFDTGFRPSVETWFYYSFKPAVAFDFFEDVNGYILINQIDFGLQTLTDEDGKINKQRAYVEIVKRRKLLSPSYQAADFEFRTLKRFGNWSQDDGFRQMGFLIGVESFKNKKKREELKHVVSRILSDLPFVQHISYFENDNNTGTYVVTYGLEQKAIESYLELPNQNVLMSTLVINSKKINVAKQNSVVPIKFSDLISESTYGTFDFELSKGDYYFLSEAINNPTHQHGQQEFIFNKNKRDQGLAISSVLLAENILPEADSMSIPTYKRIIRSSLAIEPTPFRKFSLTDPIFVYFEIYGLKKDGSGSTDFQIEYKVKEAKKGGITGFFKKGGKSTTISNRQSGSTSTDISYSQLDLGKIGKGNFELTVHVRDMVAGKSKDAKISFSLE
- a CDS encoding homocysteine S-methyltransferase family protein, with the translated sequence MNKSIPQPFLPNRTILLDGGVGRELRFRGVEVPKTIWSANALLVAPEVVRQIHIDYIFAGADIITTNTYGVKRADLAEIGIESLFEELIQLACKLARQARTSTGQQVLIAGSLAPLRGSFRPDLVGDPDKITPVYQEQAELMAPYVDLFLCETISSATEARASAEAACSTGKPVWVSWTLHEDRSGNLRSGETILEAAETLQDLPVCGFLVNCSSPESITSAIPHLASLDTRWCGGYANIFKPIAQDWKLNGDKETDGFIPLRYDLNPMQYSEHVMKWLDSGATVVGGCCGTRPAHIKLLKEIIDQETE